From a single Seriola aureovittata isolate HTS-2021-v1 ecotype China chromosome 18, ASM2101889v1, whole genome shotgun sequence genomic region:
- the lrrtm4l1 gene encoding leucine rich repeat transmembrane neuronal 4 like 1 isoform X2: protein MGPLLCDGRLTHLLFPLLLLLRAPLLFSFGERTCPNSCRCEGKTVHCDSSGFIDVPENISIGCQGLSLRYNELHTLLPYQFAHLSQLLWIYLDHNQISAVDSRAFQGVRRLKELILSSNRIKSLHNSTFHGIPNLRSLDLSYNKLEILQPGQFHGLRKLQNLHLRSNGLSNIPIRAFLECRSLEFLDLGYNRIKALTRTTFLGLQKLMELHLEHNQFSRINFFLFPRLANLRSLYLQWNRIRVVNQGLPWTWYTLQKLDLSGNEIQTLDPAVFHCLPNLQVLNLESNKLSNVSQEAVSAWISLTSISLAGNMWDCGTGICPLVAWLRNFRGSKDTTMICSSPKYLQGEKIMEATRNHGICEETDYVLTETPSPTSELISEATAEPTFAPTSSSPPMPPSSTFGPPPPFRPQPIPHPTFPGHMSKNPRDSVARTRPTHTPPPEVEHMTLHKVVVGSVALFFTMSLILTIIYVLWRRYPGATRLLQQRSMVGRKRRKKSPEPEQNLSSQLQEYYMSYNPAATPEALEVLGNGTGSCTCTISGSRECENEYTCPRPLPGAWLGDVPTIH from the exons ATGG GTCCACTGCTGTGTGATGGACGACTGACAcacctcctctttcctctcctcctcctcttgcggGCTCCCCTGCTGTTCAGCTTTGGCGAGCGCACCTGCCCCAATAGCTGCAGATGTGAGGGGAAAACTGTCCATTGTGATTCATCTGGCTTCATAGATGTACCAGAAAACATCTCAATTGGCTGCCAGGGCCTCTCCCTGCGCTACAATGAACTGCACACCCTGCTACCATATCAATTCGCCCACCTCAGCCAGCTTCTCTGGATATACTTGGACCACAATCAGATTTCAGCTGTTGACAGTCGAGCATTCCAGGGGGTCCGCAGGCTTAAAGAGCTGATACTGAGCTCCAACAGGATCAAATCCCTGCACAATTCTACATTCCACGGGATTCCTAATCTTCGCAGTCTGGACTTGTCCTACAACAAACTGGAAATCCTGCAGCCAGGTCAATTCCATGGCTTACGCAAGCTGCAAAACCTACACCTACGCTCAAACGGTCTCTCCAACATCCCGATTCGAGCGTTCCTCGAGTGCCGAAGTTTGGAGTTTCTTGATTTGGGCTACAATCGAATCAAGGCTCTCACCCGCACCACCTTTTTGGGCCTACAGAAGCTGATGGAATTGCACCTGGAGCACAACCAGTTCTCACGGATcaacttttttctgtttccgcGCTTAGCCAACCTGAGATCACTGTATCTGCAGTGGAACCGCATTCGGGTGGTAAACCAGGGCCTTCCCTGGACTTGGTATACGCTGCAGAAACTTGATCTTTCAGGAAATGAAATCCAGACCCTGGACCCAGCTGTGTTTCACTGCTTGCCCAACCTTCAAGTCCTCAACCTGGAATCCAACAAACTGTCTAACGTGTCTCAGGAGGCGGTGTCGGCATGGATCTCGCTGACCTCCATCAGCCTTGCTGGGAACATGTGGGATTGTGGGACTGGCATATGCCCCCTTGTGGCTTGGTTGAGAAATTTTCGGGGAAGTAAAGACACCACTATGATATGCAGCAGCCCAAAGTATCTCCAGGGAGAAAAAATCATGGAGGCCACGAGGAACCACGGTATTTGTGAGGAGACTGATTACGTTCTGACTGAAACACCCTCACCAACGTCAGAGCTCATTTCTGAAGCCACTGCTGAACCAACCTTTGCCCCGACTAGCAGCTCTCCACCCATGCCACCAAGCAGCACCTTTGGTCCCCCCCCACCGTTCAGACCTCAACCTATCCCTCATCCTACTTTTCCGGGGCATATGAGCAAAAACCCTAGAGACTCAGTCGCTCGCACTCGACCCACTCACACACCACCCCCAGAGGTGGAGCACATGACTCTGCATAAGGTGGTGGTGGGCAGTGTGGCACTCTTCTTCACCATGTCCCTAATCTTGACAATTATCTATGTGTTGTGGCGGCGCTACCCGGGTGCAACCAGGTTGCTGCAGCAGCGATCCATGGTGGGGCGGAAGCGTCGCAAAAAGAGTCCAGAGCCAGAGCAGAACCTGAGCTCCCAGCTCCAAGAGTATTACATGAGCTACAACCCTGCTGCCACACCGGAAGCATTGGAGGTTCTAGGCAATGGCACTGGTTCCTGCACTTGCACAATTTCTGGCTCCAGGGAGTGTGAG